The Acidimicrobiales bacterium genome includes a window with the following:
- a CDS encoding GAF and ANTAR domain-containing protein gives MEDHSLAEYFAELARRLLTVESVEATMEAIVTAAVDVVDECGHASLSHTRGKSLLSRSSNDDIGIILDGIQTGAQEGPCLDAIRHGEVIVAPDLRIHDRWPAYAPRAVESTGVISSMAYPLHEGPRIVGALNLFSDQAHGFTGETEQEAVVAILAAHATPALVAALRREDFAAALRSRDIIGQAKGLLMARSSIDAETAFDMLVRASQRTNRKLAEVAESIVTASPSDGPRR, from the coding sequence GTGGAGGACCACTCCTTGGCCGAGTACTTCGCCGAGCTGGCCCGTCGGCTGCTCACGGTGGAGAGCGTCGAGGCGACGATGGAGGCCATCGTGACCGCCGCCGTCGACGTGGTCGACGAGTGCGGCCACGCCTCGTTGAGCCACACCCGGGGCAAGTCGCTCCTGAGCCGCTCCAGCAACGACGACATCGGGATCATCCTGGACGGCATCCAGACCGGCGCCCAGGAGGGGCCGTGCCTGGACGCCATCCGGCACGGGGAGGTCATCGTGGCCCCGGACCTGCGCATCCACGACCGGTGGCCTGCGTACGCACCCCGAGCCGTCGAGTCCACCGGCGTGATCAGCTCCATGGCCTACCCGCTCCACGAGGGGCCACGGATCGTCGGGGCCCTCAACCTGTTCTCCGACCAGGCCCACGGCTTCACCGGCGAGACCGAGCAGGAGGCGGTGGTCGCCATCCTGGCCGCCCACGCCACCCCGGCCCTGGTGGCCGCCCTCCGGCGCGAGGACTTCGCCGCCGCCCTGCGCAGCCGCGACATCATCGGCCAGGCCAAGGGCCTGCTCATGGCCCGGTCGTCGATCGACGCGGAGACCGCCTTCGACATGCTGGTGCGGGCGTCCCAGCGCACCAACCGCAAGCTGGCCGAGGTGGCAGAGAGCATCGTCACCGCCTCGCCGTCGGACGGCCCCCGGCGCTGA